The genomic DNA GCTAAAGATAGAAATTTGAgcaaaataattaaaatatgaATTTAGTCACTCCAATAAAAACACTGCTCGAGTTGCTCGAAAGCTCCGGGATGGACACATGATACACTGCTACACGCTGCCCAGACTCCGGTTTATTTATGCGCGTGGGGCCGCGACCCAACTGTACTAGCACTTGGCTCCACGCGAGGGTGATCCTACACTCTGTCACGTGCAATAATAacatgggctgtgtttagattttTGAATAGTGTTAGAAAAAGTTATATCGGACACTGTAATATATTAtagtattttttgtttgtttgtagtaaatattgtcctatcatgatctaactaggctcaaaagattcgtctcgcaacgtacatcaaaactatgcaattagtttttttatttaactacatttagtactacatgcataagtcatttgctatatttaatgtttcgatgtgattttgatgtgatggaaaatttggaaagtttgaagatctaaacacacccatgaTGACTTTACCTCAGAAATCCCACTGACAATACGGTCCATCCGACCATCCCATCCCAGCCCCACTAGTCATCTACGCAGATCCACGAACCAAGGGCCCCAGGTCTCCAACTATCCCAGCCTGACACGCAGGGCCCACACGCCATCGCGTCCACATCGGGCCATCGGCAAACTACCACGCGCACAAATTGGAGTCTCTCCTCATCACTCCTCCCCCGCGTCTCGTCTTCGTCTCCACCTTCCCCACGGGTCGCAGGCCAACCAACCAATCTCCCGTCTCGCTTCGCCGCGCTTTAAAGTCGagagatcttttttttttgtccgcgtcctcctccgcccctcGATCGCTGCTCCAGTGCTCCCCCTGCCACCGGCCGCTACTGCCGCCAGCGATGGATCGTGAAGAAGGTAAAGCAGCGCCAGCGCAGAGCCCACCGAATTTGGGAGCGATTCTGGCTAACCTGGGGCCTGGTTGCCATTGGTGTGCAGTGACTGAATTCCTGGGGCAGGTGCCCCTCCTGCAGTGCCTCCCGGGCTCCTCCATCCGCAGGATCGCCGAGGTCGTCCAGATCAAGCGCTACGGTACGTACCTTGCGTGGCCGCGACCGCGACCGCTGCTGGTTGTTGGCCTGCTGGATTGATTCATAGTCTATTTTTCATCAAAGGTGAATTGACGGCGGATTTTGTTTCCATTGGGGTTACTTTGTTTGTGTTTTCGAAATTTGATGTGCTCTCCAATTCCGTACCTAATATTCTGCACAGCTCACAGTATTTGCGAATGTTTAATGTTGGGTCTCGTAGACTACCGCCAAACTCAAGTTTCGAAACAAGCGAATACGAACGTAGCTCTGCGAGAAACAGGATAACGGTTTTTTAGTCAAGTGCTAACCAGTAGTCTGTACTCTGTAGTCCATAGTGACCTGATTATGTTTATAACTGGGTTGACCACTTGACCCTTGGCGCCTGTTCAGTCTAGCCCCAATCTAGGAGCCTCTGCTGTTTAAGATTTTGTGGACAATAAATTTGGTTTGGCTTCAAGGTATATTATTTTGGGTTTCTGCCTTGCAGAACCTGGTGACTATGTTGCCCGCGAAGGTGAACCTGTAGATGGCCTTTACATCATATTGGATGGTCAggtaaaaatttgtgcaaattcTTGCTTATGTTGGTTCTATGAGTACACATACAGTTTATATGGTGTATAAACTGTCGATCAGTAAGCTAAAAGGGTATATTCGTGTATGAACTAAATATTTCCGGTAATCCTTAAGCGATTCATGGTTGCCATCCATCTTCAGCATTGATGATTATTTGATTATCATGTAGTATCAGGGAAAAAGGCCCCTACAAGGGGAAATCATATCAGTAGCTTAGTAATCAATTCAAATatgtggatcatatcattttgACCTGAACCATCTTTTCTTTCTAAATTAATTCCTTGTAGATTGTAGAAGAACTATCACTTGTCAATTTTTTATAACATGATAATTTGTACTGTTGTTTGTGCGCAAGACTCACTCAAGTTCCATCATTTCAGAGTATTTTATGGTCCTATTCTTCTGTAGCTTATTTCCTTCCCTAACTGTATTAAACTATCTTGTTGCTGTTTCATGCCTTTCACTCAGTTATTTTTCTTCCATATTTCTTATCTCCAAGAAAGTATGATGGAATGACATGTACATCTGCTATTTACCATAACGGAAGAGGGGGGAAGAGATTGACGCTATTATTAGTGGATTACTTTTTGATACTTGAATGAAACTCTCTTTGTCTTGAAGGCTGAAGTTTCCGCATCTGCGAATGCAGAAGAAGCAAACCGCCCAGACTATGTGTTAAATAAGTATGACTACTTTGGTTACGGTAAGTTCTTTCCTATCAtgttttttaaattttaataatCTAGTTCAAATGCATTATGTGTAGAAAAGATATATAGTAGTTATGTTGTACATATGTTATTTCATTCTTTAATTTTTTACATTATTTTGTAGGCACGAATAGTTCCGATCATCAAGTAAATGTTGTTGCACTATCGAAGGTCATTATTTCTAACATTCCCACATTTGATTTTTCATTCTTTTTGCTGTAGGATTCCCTTTTCCCAGTGATACTATGCTGATGGCATTTCCAAATGTGTGTAACAATATCTAGCTTAGTGCTTTCATCCATTGCAGCTGACCTGCTTCATATTGCCCAATCAATATGGACATTTGTTACAACCAAAAACAATTTGGAATGCGGAGGAGACACCTGAACATTCTTTACTGGAACGAATTTTGCATTTAGAACCACTAGAGGTAAGTGTAAGGTGGTGTCTATGATGTTTTTGTTCTGTTATGGGTGTTATGGGTGTATAGTTTGGGTACTGTACTTGAAACATATGTGCTATCAGATGCAACACCTCAATTTTATTtttgagttaaatacaccaatGGTCTTTAAACTTGTCTTGAgatgccacttaggtccacgaacttgcaaaatcgaaatctggctccctgaacttgttaagttgtgccacttaggtccatacctCTTGAGATGGCGCCAcgtggcatgaatatatgcaaaaaaaccCTCCAAAATTGCTATCTTCTACCTTCACCCCTTCCCTCCCATTctgtctctttctctctccccacacctcctctgcttcctccgccagtgggtggagctcgccgtcgccccctgcctcctcgccttccactggagctcgcggccgccgcggccgcccccgccccctgaAGCTTGTGGCTGCCGCCCCTGGAGCTCGCGGAttccgcgctcgccgcccccACCTAGAGTTCGCGACCTTCGCGGCACGCCGCCCCTGGCTCGCCGCTCCCTCTGCTCCACCttggccgccgcgcacgccgaaGGAAGGAGCTCGCGCCGGGTCGAGGAAGACGAGAGGCGGGACGGCGGCCCGCGCGAggctccgccgccggagccagTGAGGAGGCACGACGGAGGGAGCAGGGCgctcgagcagagcagagcagccccccccccccccgcctcgcGCAGGCCAGCCCCGGCGCTGCCCGCCCGCCGTAGGAAGAGGGAGAGCAGGGGCGGGGGGCGCCACCGCGAGATCCACCGGGGAGGCGCTGACGCCGGGGTGCAGGGGGCGGGGAAGTATGCGCgcggccctgctcgccgccggagaggagggaggcgcTGGCGGAGGAGGCAAGGGGAGGCGCTGGCGTGCGGAGCAAGAGGGCTCGCtgccggagaggagggaggcgcTGGCAGAGGAGGCAAGGAGAGGCGCTGGCGTGCGGAGCaagagggcggcggccgcggcgaggcgagctcgagccggagcaggggcgccgccgcggcggcgagcccgtGCGCCACCCACGTCCGCCCGCCCGCTCGGCCCACGCTGCCCACCGCGCCCGCCCGCGCAGACGCCTGTGCGtgcgcctccggccgccgcgatcGCTCCTCGGCCCGGCACGCGCAGCCGAAGGCCCGTCGCCATGGCGGGGCCCTGCTCGCCTCATCCCCGTCGTAGCCGAAGGCGCCGCGGCCATGGCAGGGCTCTGCCCGCGACGATGCCCGTCGGCCGCCCCTGCTTCGCGCCTCGCCCCTAAGCGAGTTAGGATGGATGGGGCGGCCGAGGAGGGGCCTGGCCGGAGGAGCTGGCGTGGCAGATCCGGCCGGCGGAGATGCgcaccgccatggccgccgctgcgAGGAGGCAAAaggagggcgccgccggccaccacgggAGGAGGTGCGCAGGCCGCCGCGGTCTCTGGCGCGCACCAGCCACCGTGCGTCAGCCGTCGCCCGCGcgagagggaagggagagggaagggaagggagcgGCACGACGatgaggggcggcgccggctggaGGAGCTTGCCGAGGGACACCTGCATGGCTGTGGACGCGGGGGCCGGagtggtcgccggcggtgagagaGTTGAAAGAGACAAGGAGGATGTAGATATAGAAGATGATAAAATTTAAGggtttttttgcatatattcataccTCTTGACGGGTTATGGACCTAAATGGCACAACTTTACAAGTTCAGGGTGTCAGATTTTGATTTTgcaagttcgtggacctaagtggcacctcaggacaagttcgagggccgctggtgtatttaactctttattttttaaaaaaaatcactcgTTTACCATATCCAGTGTGCACCAAATGGATTTAAGACAGACAGTGGAATTTTTGTGTTCCCATTTGAAGGCTAACGAATTCTTGCCTGAAAGAAACAAAGGATATTCTCTAACAGATTTGAACGGTTGCATTTCCTCATTAAGTTAAAAGTACAAACTTGATAAATGCAGTCTTAATGTGTCATAACATTTTGAAGTGAGGTCCTTTGTCTTGCTTACCACAATGATTATCCCTGTTTCTTAGGTTGATATCTTCCGTGGGTTTACTTTGCCAGAAGCTCCAACTTTTAGGCAAGTTTTTGGAGGACAATTGATTGGACAGGCATGTTTTCTACTGCCCTCTGTTACTTCTGCAATCTAGAtccttaatacaaagatacgcagctctcctgcgtattcgagaaaaaaaagatcTTGTGAATATATTGGACCACTTCCTTTCCCTGGTCTGAATTCTTATTCAACCTTTTATGTTTCGGCGGAAATTTGTGATTCATTAAGTCAATAGCAAAAGGCAAACTTCTTTAGACATGCTTCCTCTACTTCCCATAAACTTGTGGTTTGCATATAAGAACATATCCGTTCTACCTTATTTTGCTAGTCTTTTTTTTTATCATatgattttcttgaatgatataTTCACTTGATAGACATCTCAGTTATCAAAGAAGTAGCTAAGCATCTCTAAGTTATAAATATGTTGCTAAGCACCTCTGGGACACAAAATTGACTGCTTAGATGCCTTTCGAATACCTGCAGCTATTAGTTTGAATTCAGAAAAAGCCCCTTTTGATTCAGTTATGCAGCTCCCTTGCTGCTGACCATTTGTATTCTTTTGGACAAATGTCTTTCTGTCTCCTACTATTAACTCTATGATTCGTTTTAGTAAAAGCTGGGGATCCTTTTAAAAGATTTTAAGCATGTAATAAGCTTTTCTATTTGATCCTGTGCAGGCACTTGCAGCTGCATCCAAGACTGTTGATTGTCTTAAAATGGTTCATAGTTTGCATGCGATTTTTCTTGTTGCTGGAGACAATAACAGTAAGGCTCTCAAAACCTATGTGATCTTTTGCTATTTGGCCGACCTAATATAATCTGAGAACCACTAATATACCAGTTCATAAATACTTATAAGCAGAAGCTTCtagtttgggctcacctggggCTCCAATTTATTATTCTTATTTATGATCAATAGAATAACAGTCATTAGATTTAACTCTTGCATCTTCTCCATAAGTGGTAGTAAGCTGAGGATCAGGTGTACTTACCTTTAATCCAACAAAGAAATTTGATGCTCATGGCTGTCTTTGATTTGTCCTCTCTGGTAGTGCCAATAATATATCAAGTTCATCGGGCGCGTGATGGATCCAGTTTTGCAACCAGAAAAGTGGAGGCAAAGCAGAAAGGCCTAGTTATATTCACTTTGATTGCTTCTTTCCAGGTGATTATCCTTCTGGGTCTTTTGCCTTTGTAAATGATAATATAGGAAACTTAACTGGGCAGATTAAGTATCTTATCTTATACAACTTGATTGATACAAGTGATGATCATCATTTGTCAATCTATTGCATTCGACTGAGAATCTGTTAGGTGTCAAATGAAGGTTAACCTTATACATTCCAAAACAGCTATTTTAATTAGTACGTCAGTCCAAACTGTTATCAAATTTAACTTGAGATGTAACTGAAAGGAAAATATGAACagttggaaagaaaaatggcTCCTTTTAGCACTTGCACACTTTACTAAATTATGTTCTTAAAACCAGTAACTGGTATATCCTCAGCAGTTGCCAATCAAAATCAACCTTATCGCAGTAGCTACCAAACAATATCATTCTTAGTCTCAAATTTGATTAGTAAATTTATTTATGGTCCATAGATAATTTTTTTGCGGTGTAACTGCAAGAAATTTATTCATAGTTTGAGATTTCTGAATAGCAAAGGCCAATCTCCTGAAATCTGTCAGCGTGAATTTGATCtggctatttattttatttaattgatTCTATTGCAGAAGGAAGAAGTAGGTTTTGACCATCAGGCTGCAATCATGCCTAATGTTCCTCCTCCTGAACAGGCAAGGATTGCTCTCTTTCCTTCCATTTGGTATATGTGGGAGGACAAACAGACAACTAATAAGCAATAAAATGCAGCTCCTTAATCTGGAGGAGATACGAGAAAGACGGCTTACTGACCCGCGCTTCCCAACGTAAGTTTTCTGACTTCCTATCAATATCTTTTGATAGTTTTCTAAATTAACATTGCTCTCAGGTTGTTCATCATTTTAGTCATCAAAACCATAGCCTTCAGTATTTGCTTCTTTGTGCTGTTGAAAATATATGATTGTTGATGAGTGTCATTTTTGTAGTGGACCTACCTTTCTGTCAATACACATTTATAATATTAATATTCTTTCTTAGCGAGTTTCAATATTGTTCATCTGAGCGTCATTTCTGAGTGGATTTTTACTGTGTTGGCTGCAGGCAATATAGGAACTTGGCAGCTAAAAAGAAGTTCACGCCTTGGCCTATAGAAATGAGATTCTGTGAAGATTCAGCATCTCAACATAAACCAAGGTTAGGCCTGCATTTAGGCAAGTTAGGCCTCAAATACCTACGCCGACCTTATTAATTCTGAAATTCAGTATATAGATCCCAGTTTCTGTTGCAACGAGATTTTCCATATTCTTTCAATATAGATCCTTTTATTAGTAGAAATAATTATGATTCAGTATTGCCTCTGATTCTTTTTCAGCTTAAACTATTGGTTTAGAGCTCGAGGAAAGCTTTCAGATGATCAAGCTCTGCATAGGTTTGTAATTTGATCACATACACTTATCATTGTTTATATACTTGTGCATAATGTTATTCTGTGATATTACAGATGTGTCGTAGCATATGCTTCAGATCTACTGTATTCTGGTGTCAGCCTGAATCCTCATCGGGAGAAGGGTTTAAAGACATACTCACTCAGTCTCGACCACTCGTACGTTTTCTATTACATTCGCTATAGTGATTCCAATCATCATTTGTTCATTACTTCAGCAAAATTTTGTTTATTCTTATTGTTGCTTGTCATTGTTCTGCAGGATCTGGTTCCACAAGCCTGTGAAGGCTGATGACTGGTTGCTGTATGTGGTAAGCAATTGTCCATCTCTTCATCTGATACAGATACAAAGTAACATGTCTATGTCAGATACTGAGGTTCATGTTGCTTCCCATGAGAATAGATCGAGAGCCCATCTGCGCATGGTGGCCGGGGTTTCGTCACCGGACGCATGTTCAACAGGCAAGGAGAGGTATGCACTCATTGCTTCAGAGCTCTAGACTCTTGCTTGTGCACACACTGTTGTGACCCAAATAATTAATACTGTTCTCTGCTCGAATGCTCAGCTTATCATGTCGCTGACCCAAGAGGCGCTGATTAGGAGGGAGAAGACACGAGAACCAAACCCGAGGCCAAAGCTTTGAAAGGTGCAGAAGAGTCTGTACTAGGCTCTCTTTTCAATTTGTTTCGCATATGTACGATTCAGCGCAAAAATGTACAGTATCGATATATTGAAGGAAAAGGTGGTATCAATTGTTCTGAGCTGGGTATATTTGTAACTCGAAGTGTGAACAGGGTAATGGAATATGAATGAGAGTTGGGAAAATAAACAGGCAATTGGCATCATTTCAGTCTTAACACATTGTCAATGTCAACATTGGCCGCAGCTTCGGCTGTTCGCGACTATTGGGCTCGTGTTTGCACCAGGAGTCTAATAGTGGTTACATCTGAAACactaataagaaaaaaaaacagtaacGAAATTTAGTTGTGCAACGCTCAGGAAATGTGCCCCTCCCAATTTTAACTTTTATAAGCTGCCAGTGAACAGAAGTCTCTTTTTGAGCTGCTTTCGGTGAATCACAACGCCAAAAACGTCTCTTTTTAGGCACCCTTCGCTTAAAGACTGTTCTCAGAATTCAAAGCTGGGAGCTTGAAACAAAGAGTCCATTTATGATTTTTCGTTTCTTATTTAACCCAAAACCACCTCAGCAACTTGAATCTGGTATAGAGGTAGTTGTGTGTAACAGATAATGATGTAGTGCAGTCACTGGATTATAAAGATTACACGCTTATCTCCAGAATACAATTCAAAAAAGCTAATTCAACGCTTTGTTAATCATCCTCTCCAAAGCTACAATCCAAAATCAACAAAAACAAACAGGCTTTTAAGAGAGGAATAAACTGATACACACAGTAGGCCTTGAATGAATAGACACCTGTGACAAACCTAATTGTGGTTGTCCTGTCACTCTAATAATCATTCAATCTTAATGTAGGAACACCATTACCGAAAGACCTTTatccaaaaaaaatacaatGAGGGTCATGTTAAATACTTTGGAAATGATGAGATATTAAGAGATGTTGCTAGGAAATGCTGTTTTATTAATTTCGAAGCTGATAAGGTAAGGAGAAGGTTAATAGAACTGAGAGATCCTCCAATAATACATATGCCACGAGTCTATCCAAATACATCGGCCAAATCCATCTTTCTGTTCTAGTTTCAACTTGCAGGTAGGTTCCGTTCAATGGCACAGTGACATTTCCCACAACAAAATGGTCAGCACCAAAACTACAGATCTTACATCCAACAAAGTTGTGCTTTCTGATCAAATAAACCTACGAaagaaatgaaatccaacatccACTTGTGGCTGTCCTGTCAGTAATCAATCCCTGTTTACTGATATATCAACCAGTCAGGAACTCTTTTTTCTTCGAAAAATAGGATGGATATTCACATTCAAACTCTCCAATTTCTCACACTGGGCAATTGATTCATTCATTCTCTCAAGAACCTTGGGCAATGTAGCGATATTAGCCTCCACTTTTAATTTGAGGAGCTTCAGCTTTTCAAGCTGCTCTTGGTcatcttcaacatttgaagtttCAGAAACTGTTGGAACTTCTGCAATACCCATGGATATATTACTGTTATTTGTTATTAACTGTTAGGAGAAAATTGTGTAAAAATTGCTATGAAAAATTATTGAGTTTAGCACTTAGTGTGCAAGCTAAGGGAGGCAAGCTATAAAGGGAGGGAACAAGAGACAATCAATTTATTAACTAAAAGCGATGCAAGGCTAGTTAAATATGCAGAAGAAATTGTCGACAAGCAATGTCCACTATAATAGGTTCGACATTACAGAATGAAAGACTTCCGTGGGAGGGGGCATGGAACGGGATAATTCTAACCCTCAATAAGAAACAAAGGAGGGAGCATGTACTAGCTCACCCCCTTATGCCCTAACACTTGCTAAATCTGCACTGAGTTAAAAATATAATGTAACAAATCAAAGCACACCGAGTTTGCTTAAATCGCTTCTGGGAATCATGCAATGATTTGCATGCAACAAGTTTCAAGTTCTGAAATTAACAGCCCCCCTCATACAGCGGATTGTGCAACAACAGATGTAAAATATTATGGGCGTTTGATATACTTGAACTAAGTGACTATAACTCATCATTACATTCAGATCATAAACATCGAAAATAGTTACTATTGTCACCAGGCAGCGGAAATTGGCCATTATCATTTAACAACTGGACCCCTATACAAGCTAAATTGTAAGCATGCATAGATACTGAATATAGGTCATCGATTTGCAGTGAAAAGTAAACAAAATCTCCCCCGCGTTTCCCTTGCTAAAAGCCAcaatttagaaaaaatatttttgtgaaTGATCCACGACTTAAATTATTAGCGAGAGAAGGCCTCGACTTTTCCCATCCTTACCCGAATTTAACCACGCCACACTTGGTGGCCTTGCCTATCCACAAGAATCCCCATGTGGGGTCATTTCTACACATATACCATGAGAACGAACCTGCTGACGCACAAATGACATAAACGCCACCCAAGGTGGACCGGACCAGTCAAAACCCTAGGTACTAGAACAAGGCAATAAGAGGGGTGTTACCAATGCGGGCGGAAGGGAGGagagcggcgaggcgggaggCGACCGCGTCGGGAACGCGCTTGGCCGTGCCGCGGAGGTGCTCGAGGACGCGTCGGTCCAGATCGGCTAGCTCGCTCTccagctcctccacctccctctCCAGCTCCTCCGCTTCGTCCTCTGCGGCGGGGGGCGGAGCCTTGCGCTTCCGGGGTTTGAGCACGGCTCCAGCTTGGCCTGGtgcgggcgcggcgccggccatgGTGGGCAAGAGCGCGCGGAGCCGAGGCGAGTGGAGAGCAAAGTAACCGCCGGAGAGGGACAGCTAAGCCGACGAGGCGACGAGGGGAGCGGAGCTGTTTCAATTTGGGAGCGGGGTCACGCGTGGGTAACTTGGCTCGGCCGTTGGGTTCCGATCTGGGGTCTGGCTGTCTCTCTGCTCGCGCGGGACCGGCTGGAGGATTTCTTTTTTCCGAGATCGGCTCCGATTTTTCTCCACCACCTAAAATTTCTGGATGTTGAATAATTGAATTGTTGACACCCCCTTAACTTTTCGATATCATTTATTTTTCACATTGAAGTTAAGAAAATGGTTTTAGCACCCGTAGAAGGCACACGTAGTAAATTGTGGATTTTATCAAAACAAAAGCTATGAAATATTCTTCTCAGAAAAAAATTCTAAATCTGGTTTAATCTTAATTAATGCATAAAATTTTGTTAGGGCATCAGGAGTGGTAAGCCGGTGTCGACCTTAGACTGGGACCCATGAGATCTCCTCTCTCATTGTCTCCCGTATTGCTTCCGGGATATTTAACTTTTTATCATATAGTTACAAACTGTATCTTTTAAAAACCATCTTTACGAAAGGTTCTTAAGAAAACTTTCTGCAAATTTTACATTGAAGAGAGTACTTCTTAATCGTGTGTGAAAGGATCATGACATCCTAAGGCGGGATGAATTAGGTGTTAAAAAGCTAAGGCTCCAAACATATACAAAAATCTATCCAAATTCTATCTAGACCTAGACGTGGAATAGGTTTGCCTACGTACTTTTATCTCTACCGCAAAAGAGTTTTGTATCTTTCAATCATATAAACTACACAAGGTAATTTAGGAGAGGCAAATGCGGGAGTAAATGAGGTAGAGAATGTGTGACGACACTATGACTTTTTGCCGAGGTATCGGAAAGATCTTACTTTTCACTaatccttgttggagcctctcACGAGGGAATGCCCGCGCAAAGGGCCAAGCTTCCAGTCGAGTAACTCCGTGGATAGACAATGGGCCTTCCCCATGCTGCCTTGCCTCTTCCGGATG from Panicum virgatum strain AP13 chromosome 7N, P.virgatum_v5, whole genome shotgun sequence includes the following:
- the LOC120681452 gene encoding acyl-coenzyme A thioesterase 8-like isoform X1; its protein translation is MDREEGKAAPAQSPPNLGAILANLGPGCHWCAVTEFLGQVPLLQCLPGSSIRRIAEVVQIKRYEPGDYVAREGEPVDGLYIILDGQAEVSASANAEEANRPDYVLNKYDYFGYGTNSSDHQVNVVALSKCFHPLQLTCFILPNQYGHLLQPKTIWNAEETPEHSLLERILHLEPLEVDIFRGFTLPEAPTFRQVFGGQLIGQALAAASKTVDCLKMVHSLHAIFLVAGDNNMPIIYQVHRARDGSSFATRKVEAKQKGLVIFTLIASFQKEEVGFDHQAAIMPNVPPPEQLLNLEEIRERRLTDPRFPTQYRNLAAKKKFTPWPIEMRFCEDSASQHKPSLNYWFRARGKLSDDQALHRCVVAYASDLLYSGVSLNPHREKGLKTYSLSLDHSIWFHKPVKADDWLLYVIESPSAHGGRGFVTGRMFNRQGELIMSLTQEALIRREKTREPNPRPKL
- the LOC120681452 gene encoding acyl-coenzyme A thioesterase 8-like isoform X3, whose amino-acid sequence is MDREEVTEFLGQVPLLQCLPGSSIRRIAEVVQIKRYEPGDYVAREGEPVDGLYIILDGQAEVSASANAEEANRPDYVLNKYDYFGYGTNSSDHQVNVVALSKCFHPLQLTCFILPNQYGHLLQPKTIWNAEETPEHSLLERILHLEPLEVDIFRGFTLPEAPTFRQVFGGQLIGQALAAASKTVDCLKMVHSLHAIFLVAGDNNMPIIYQVHRARDGSSFATRKVEAKQKGLVIFTLIASFQKEEVGFDHQAAIMPNVPPPEQLLNLEEIRERRLTDPRFPTQYRNLAAKKKFTPWPIEMRFCEDSASQHKPSLNYWFRARGKLSDDQALHRCVVAYASDLLYSGVSLNPHREKGLKTYSLSLDHSIWFHKPVKADDWLLYVIESPSAHGGRGFVTGRMFNRQGELIMSLTQEALIRREKTREPNPRPKL
- the LOC120681452 gene encoding acyl-coenzyme A thioesterase 8-like isoform X2; translation: MDREEGKAAPAQSPPNLGAILANLGPGCHWCAVTEFLGQVPLLQCLPGSSIRRIAEVVQIKRYEPGDYVAREGEPVDGLYIILDGQAEVSASANAEEANRPDYVLNKYDYFGYGTNSSDHQVNVVALSKLTCFILPNQYGHLLQPKTIWNAEETPEHSLLERILHLEPLEVDIFRGFTLPEAPTFRQVFGGQLIGQALAAASKTVDCLKMVHSLHAIFLVAGDNNMPIIYQVHRARDGSSFATRKVEAKQKGLVIFTLIASFQKEEVGFDHQAAIMPNVPPPEQLLNLEEIRERRLTDPRFPTQYRNLAAKKKFTPWPIEMRFCEDSASQHKPSLNYWFRARGKLSDDQALHRCVVAYASDLLYSGVSLNPHREKGLKTYSLSLDHSIWFHKPVKADDWLLYVIESPSAHGGRGFVTGRMFNRQGELIMSLTQEALIRREKTREPNPRPKL
- the LOC120681452 gene encoding acyl-coenzyme A thioesterase 8-like isoform X4, whose product is MDREEVTEFLGQVPLLQCLPGSSIRRIAEVVQIKRYEPGDYVAREGEPVDGLYIILDGQAEVSASANAEEANRPDYVLNKYDYFGYGTNSSDHQVNVVALSKLTCFILPNQYGHLLQPKTIWNAEETPEHSLLERILHLEPLEVDIFRGFTLPEAPTFRQVFGGQLIGQALAAASKTVDCLKMVHSLHAIFLVAGDNNMPIIYQVHRARDGSSFATRKVEAKQKGLVIFTLIASFQKEEVGFDHQAAIMPNVPPPEQLLNLEEIRERRLTDPRFPTQYRNLAAKKKFTPWPIEMRFCEDSASQHKPSLNYWFRARGKLSDDQALHRCVVAYASDLLYSGVSLNPHREKGLKTYSLSLDHSIWFHKPVKADDWLLYVIESPSAHGGRGFVTGRMFNRQGELIMSLTQEALIRREKTREPNPRPKL
- the LOC120681453 gene encoding uncharacterized protein LOC120681453, whose amino-acid sequence is MAGAAPAPGQAGAVLKPRKRKAPPPAAEDEAEELEREVEELESELADLDRRVLEHLRGTAKRVPDAVASRLAALLPSARIEVPTVSETSNVEDDQEQLEKLKLLKLKVEANIATLPKVLERMNESIAQCEKLESLNVNIHPIFRRKKSS